From Cercospora beticola chromosome 6, complete sequence, a single genomic window includes:
- a CDS encoding uncharacterized protein (MEROPS:MER0044357), producing MTTAPNGLVHASDHKTHQFKRIKPADQTENPFVKLIPNQDIAIIPSFTLESGATLHNVPVAYKTYGNLSPEADNAMVICHALTGSADVQDWWGPLLGGPGPNGEESRAFDMSRFFIVCFNSLGSPYGSASPVTAKNGVKEEGHYGPEFPLTTIRDDVNLFKILLDDLGVKKIATVIGGSMGGMLVLEFAYFGKDYVRSIIPIATSARYSAWGISWGEAQRQSIYSDPKYDDGYYQFGDPPASGLGAARMSALLTYRSRDSFESRFGRKHPDPRQAKGGINTMQRPGTPVRDEGGEEHFYTHNEGHRNAGSPRQHPSRRHSRAQIPDGDLTASVDSLQPQEQFVTVQDPQFSGDKEIPVEVKPSRRKVPTYYSAQSYLRYQGEKFIKRFDANCYIAITRKLDTHDVARGRTDTTGSPTEEEVRAALAMIQQPTLVLGIQSDGLFTYQEQEQLAAAIPNAELKNIDSPDGHDAFLLEFKQVNGFLKEFMKRELPDIMAREPINWPPKEEEKAEAKASVFGEAEAEDITAW from the exons ATGACGACTGCCCCCAATGGATTGGTTCACGCCTCCGACCACAAGACGCACCAATTCA AGCGCATCAAGCCTGCTGACCAGACCGAAAATCCCTTTGTGAAACTGATCCCGAATCAAGACATCGCCATAATCCCGTCCTTTACCCTCGAATCCGGCGCAACGCTCCACAATGTCCCAGTCGCTTACAAAACCTACGGCAACCTCTCGCCCGAAGCCGACAATGCCATGGTCATCTGCCACGCCCTGACTGGCTCCGCCGATGTCCAAGATTGGTGGGGACCTCTTCTCGGAGGCCCGGGCCCAAATGGCGAGGAAAGCAGAGCCTTCGACATGTCtcgcttcttcatcgtctgctTCAATAGCTTGGGAAGTCCCTATGGAAGTGCTAGCCCGGTGACAGCGAAGAATGGCGTGAAAGAGGAAGGGCATTATGGCCCGGAGTTCCCGCTCACGACAATAAGAGATGATGTGAATCTGTTCAAAATTCTGCTCGATGACCTCGGcgtgaagaagatcgcgacAGTCATTGGAGGAAGTATGGGCGGAATGCTCGTGCTGGAATTTGCCTACTTTGGCAAAGACTATGTGAGGAGCATTATACCGATCGCGACATCTGCTCGATACAGTGCGTGGGGTATCAGCTGGGGTGAGGCGCAGAGGCAGAGTATTTACTCGGATCCGAAGTACGATGATGGTTACTATCAATTCGGCGATCCACCAGCCAGTGGTCTCGGAGCTGCGAGAATGAGCGCACTTCTCACCTATCGCTCTCGCGATAGCTTTGAGAGCCGATTTGGCAGAAAGCACCCAGATCCCAGGCAAGCCAAAGGTGGCATCAATACCATGCAGCGACCAGGAACTCCAGTGAGAGACGAGGGAGGCGAAGAGCACTTCTACACCCACAACGAGGGACATCGGAACGCCGGAAGTCCAAGACAGCACCCGAGCAGACGACACTCCCGAGCACAGATTCCCGATGGCGACCTGACAGCAAGCGTTGATTCGCTCCAGCCACAGGAGCAGTTCGTGACAGTCCAAGATCCGCAATTCTCCGGCGACAAAGAGATCCCAGTCGAAGTAAAACCAAGCAGAAGAAAAGTGCCAACATACTATTCTGCTCAGTCCTACTTGCGGTACCAGGGCGAGAAATTCATCAAGCGATTCGATGCTAATTGCTACATCGCCATCACGAGAAAGCTCGACACGCACGATGTGGCTCGTGGCAGAACCGACACCACTGGCTCTCCCACCGAGGAAGAAGTTCGAGCTGCATTGGCTATGATTCAGCAGCCAACTCTTGTCCTTGGTATCCAGAGCGATGGCCTCTTCACCTAccaggagcaagagcaacttgctgctgctattcCGAACGCAGAGCTCAAGAACATCGATAGTCCCGATGGGCATGATGCTTTCTTGCTGGAATTCAAGCAGGTCAATGGCTTTTTGAAGGAGTTTATGAAACGCGAATTGCCAGATATCATGGCACGAGAGCCTATCAACTGGCCACcgaaggaagaggagaaggcagAGGCAAAGGCTAGTGTATTTGGAGAAGCTGAGGCCGAGGATATCACGGCTTGGTAG
- a CDS encoding uncharacterized protein (MEROPS:MER0000597) — protein MIFSRLSSRGLSQPIARHWRNIASTSSRNTRAKPSNESKSPLVKTWDYLTKINWRNVNPLPSMMYATAFLLGYHVFTNYFYVIDNCHGQSMLPTFAYTGDLVCLSRYYRRGRGIQLGDLVSFKIPIKDEYGLKRVVGMPGDFVLMDTPGKSDAMIQVPEGHCWVAGDNLAHSRDSRHYGPIPLALIHGKAVFKYHYRRWLPTGFTTFKRGLKSAEIEDEID, from the exons ATGATTTTCTCTCGTCTGTCATCGCGAGGTCTCTCGCAGCCCATAGCGCGGCATTGGCGCAACATtgcatcgacatcatccagGAACACACGTGCGAAGCCCAGCAACGAAAGCAAGTCACCATTAGTGAAAACATGGGACTACCTGACGAAAATCAACTGGCGGAATGTCAACCCTCTACCCTCCATGATGTATGCCACCGCATTCTTGCTCGGCTACCATGTCTTCACGAACTATTTCTACGTGATCGATAACTGCCACGGGCAGTCTATGCTGCCGACGTTTGCCTACACCGGTGATCTGGTGTGCCTTAGTAGATATTacaggcgaggacgaggcaTTCAGCTAGGCGACTTGGTCAGTTTCAAAATACCTATCAAAGATGAGTATGGTCTCAAAAGGGTGGTGGGAATGCCAGGTGACTTCGTACTGATGGATACACCTGGCAAGAGCGATGCAATGATTCAG GTACCGGAAGGGCATTGCTGGGTGGCTGGCGACAATCTTGCGCACTCTCGCGACTCCAGACATTATGGACCAATTCCCCTGGCATTGATTCATGGCAAGGCCGTATTCAAATACCATTACCGTCGCTGGTTGCCCACTGGCTTTACAACATTCAAGCGTGGCTTGAAATCTGCTGAGATAGAGGACGAGATTGATTGA
- a CDS encoding uncharacterized protein (BUSCO:EOG09265GXF) — MAKALKLKAALDRQKGVDHKLEKQKKKQKEAEKRKRAKQSKNDADEGDENEGDEVDFSALENVLAGAEVIEVDGEEKVDKRQKPKAGNRKERRAAMLAAKAAAEAEEIANGGKKEEDAEGWETDESEDAEDANGGVEIGPLSDESESESEIENDAAEDDEDDEEDEEDIPLSDLESLASEDKEDVVPHQRLTINNTAALARSLKSIALPADLPFSAVQAITSEEPVQIADVEDDLNRELAFYRQSLNAVAAARSKLKAEGVPFSRPTDYFAEMVKSEEQMGKVRAKLLDTEARKKASSDARRQRDLKKFGKQVQIAKLQERQKEKTATLDRIQTLKRKRQGADLAANEDDPFDVALEDAATTAAKDKAERRAKGDGPNRKRQKKNEKFGFGGKKRFSKSNDAKSTADDSGYSVKKMKAGSKRPGKSKRART, encoded by the exons ATGGCGAAAGCACTCAAGTTGAAAGCTGCGCTCGACAGGCAAAAGGGTGTCGATCACAAACTCgaaaagcaaaagaagaagcagaaagaggcagagaagcgcaagcgagCGAAGCAGTCGAAAAACGATGCTGATGAAGGCGACGAGAATGAGGGAGATGAGGTTGACTTCTCTGCACTCGAGAATGTCCTTGCCGGCGCAGAGGTCATCGAAGTCGACGGCGAGGAAAAGGTGGACAAGAGACAGAAACCCAAGGCCGGCAATCGCAAAGAGCGAAGAGCCGCCATGCTTGCCGCCAAAGCAGCTGCCGAGGCAGAGGAGATAGCGAATGGCggcaagaaggaggaagacgCAGAAGGTTGGGAGACCGACGAGAGCGAGGACGCGGAGGATGCAAATGGCGGCGTTGAGATCGGCCCACTGTCGGACGAATCTGAGTCGGAGTCTGAGATCGAGAACGACGCTGctgaggatgacgaagacgacgaagaggacgaagaggataTCCCGCTATCAGATCTCGAATCACTGGCGTCCGAAGACAAGGAAGACGTTGTCCCACATCAGCGTTTGACCATCAACAACACGGCTGCTCTTGCACGATCATTAAAGTCAATCGCACTGCCTGCCGACCTGCCATTTTCTGCTGTCCAAGCGATCACTTCCGAGGAGCCTGTTCAGATCGCAGATGTCGAGGATGATCTAAACCGCGAGCTCGCCTTTTATCGACAATCACTCAACGCAGTCGCAGCCGCGCGCTCGAAGCTGAAGGCGGAAGGGGTACCGTTCAGCAGACCGACCGACTATTTCGCTGAGATGGTGAAGTCAGAGGAGCAGATGGGCAAGGTGCGAGCGAAATTGTTAGATACCgaagcgaggaagaaggcaagTTCGGACGCGAGAAGGCAAAGGGATCTCAAGAAGTTCGGCAAGCAGGTACAGATTGCGAAGTTGCAGGAAAGGCAGAAGGAAAAAACGGCGACGTTGGACCGCATTCAGACTCTCAAGCGGA AACGCCAAGGCGCAGATCTCGCAGCCAACGAGGACGATCCATTCGACGTCGCGCTGGAAGACGCCGCCACTACTGCTGCAAAGGACAAGGCAGAGCGAAGAGCTAAGGGTGATGGACCAAACAGGAAACGTCAGAAGAAGAATGAGAAGTTCGGGTTTGGTGGCAAGAAGCGATTCTCTAAGAGCAACGATGCCAAATCGACCGCAGATGACAGCGGGTATtcagtgaagaagatgaaggctgGTAGCAAGCGACCAGGCAAGAGCAAGCGTGCACGAACATAG